In Malaclemys terrapin pileata isolate rMalTer1 chromosome 10, rMalTer1.hap1, whole genome shotgun sequence, the DNA window tcctgggcaggggcagcgggGGCAGCAGCGCCTCGTCCCCGGACCGCTCCTCCTCGGCGGCCGCCCTGGAGAGGGCGCTGGAGCAGCGCTCGCCGTCCGCCCCGGAGCCCTCCTGCGGGGTGGCGCTGCTGCGTCCGCTCCCCGACGGCTCCGAGCCCTCCAGCTCGCTGTGGCGGCCGCCCAGGCCCGGCGGGTCGGCGGCGGCCGCGGCGGCGGCTGCGGCGGCCGCCACCACCACGGCGGTGGCGGCCGCTTTGGCCTGGCTCTGGGCCGGGTAAGGCGGCACAGGCAGGCTGCCGGCGGCCGGCCAGAACATGGGGAAGGGCGGGTAGACGCCGCTGTCCTTGCCGGCGCCGGCCTGGTGCGGCGGCTGCTGGGGttggtgcgggtgggggtgcGGGTGGCCCCAGAACATGCCCGGCGGCAGGGCGCCCCCTTTGCCGGGCTCGCCCCCGCCGGCTCCGCCCAGCGAGTCGTCCTGCTTCTTGGGGCAGAGCCCGAAGGCGGCGGCCGGGAAGCCGTAGGGGTGCGGGAAGAGCGGCGGCGGCAGCTTCTGCAGCATGCCGAAGCCTTTGCTGGGCACCGGGATGACCGGGTAGCTGCGTACCGCGCCGGCCCCGCCGTGCGCCCCGGCCGCCCCGCCGTGCGCCCCGGCCAAGCTCAGCGCGCCGCGCTCCCCGGGCGCCTCCTCGCCGCTGCAGCGTAGACTCTTGTGCACCGGGGCCAGCTCGGCTCCGCCGGGCGGCGGCGGGTGCAGGGCGGCCTTGGCGGCCGAGGAGGCGGCGGCCGCCCCGTGCAGGGAGAAGGTCCGCTTGCGGGTGCCGCCGTTGAACATGGCCTTGACATCCTCCCAGGCGTGGCTCAGCTCGTCCGTGGCCGTCTTGTCGCTCAGCTTGAGGTGGCGGCGCCAGGAGTTGAAGTTGGCGGCGTCGGGCTGCGTGTACTTGGAGTCCGGCGTGCGGTGGGAGTGGAAGATGAACTTGTTGGGCGAGAAGTACATGCTGCAGTAGCCGCACTTGATGCACTTGGCCCGGGAGCTGTTGTAGCGGGCCGGGATGAAGCTGCCCCGCGAGCCCCAGGCGCACTCGTGGACCACGTCGAAGGCGAAGTTCTCCGGCAGCTTGGGCGGCTTGTGCTCGCCCAGGAAGGACTTGCAGAGCCGCTCCGCCTCCCGCTTGGTGATCATGCCGCAGCGCCGGGACGAGATGGGCATGGCCCCGGCCCGCCGCAGGATCTCCAGCTGCACCGGGGTGCACTGCACGCAGGTGATGCCCAGCGCCACCCGCCGGTTGTGGATCTCATTGTAGCTGTAGTtcttgagcagggtgttggagaTCTGCGCCAAGCACAGGCGCTCCTGCCCGTCGATGACCAGGGACACTATGGGCACGCCGTACAGGGAGGTCTCACCCACTTGGTTGGGCTTGAGGGGATTGGAGCCCGAGTAGGGCTGCAGCTCTTGCTTTGAATTCGGGGAGGAGCTTGAGTCTCTCCCCGTTCCCATCTGACTGGCAATCGCCTCCATCCCCCCCAAAACAAGcctgcaaaacaaaaacacaacaaaaggCAGAGATTAGCCACGCACCCGCGGCCCTGGCGTGCCCGTTGCGCCTGGGGGAAAGCGGCCAGCCAGGAGGCCAGGCAAACTGGGCATCGTTGGGCCTTTTGTGTCGCAGCAGATCTCCCCTACCTGGTAAAATTCAGTCTTAGCAGCAGCCCTGCATCCGTCTCTAGACCGCGACAGGGGCATCGCACAGGCAGAAAATTCCCTGGGCGCTGGCTGGTACAAGGAGACGTTTTTAGAGGCTGCCGCTATTCAGAAAGGTTTTGCTGTGTGTTAAGTAAGatctctcttcccctttccccccgtcACCTATTATACCAGGATCTGTCTGCGGCTCCAGACCCAGGCAGACCTGAGAATAAGGGCCAACATGTCATTTTAAATCTACCACAATTACTGCATTACGTGGGCACCGAGAGAGGAAGAGAAGCTCGAATATAAAATATTAACGAGCGACACAATGCGCTTCTGTAGGTCGCAAAGGAATCTCTCGGTGTCTTTAGTTACAGCTGTAAATAGCAAAGTCAGAAATGAAAACACAAATCGACCCTGTTTGTTCTCAGATTTCTCCTTGGCCATTTCGGAGCAAAAGTGGAGGGCATTAAACACACCAGCCCGACATCCTTTCATAAAgtgttggggattttttttgtccacccctccccccgttttcctctatttttaatctctcccatTTCAGACGCTCGGTTTCTCGCTCTAAACTATCCCCAATCTATTTGTGTTAAATAGCACCTCGGCTAGGTAAGTGCTGCATTTGTCCAGATTTGGAGGAAAGGGAAATAGACTTTAATTAGCGCTGCGTGGAGTTGTATTTACACATTAGAGGAGCGACTCAGTAAATAACTGGCTAACCTGTCTGCTCCACTTTAGCTAACCGTGAGAGGACTTACCCGAACCGTGGTTTAAATAAACTCACTGTCTCTTAGCCTGGCAGTAATCCTGCGGTGACACAGGGCCACATGTATTTAATCAAAACCGCTGCGCTCGTGTTTGAAAGGGTTCCCAGGCGCCAGCCCGAACGAGCGAAGGTTTAGGAAATGCACCAGCAGCCGAAAGTTGGCGGGTTTGTGCCGAGACTTTGGGCCCCGTGTTATTTTGAAATGCGCTGGATCGACCACTATACTCGAACCAGGCAGGCTTGGACCTTCTCCCTTGTCTAATGCCATTGCAGGGGATTAGGAGCGAGGGCGATTACTGACCTGCCCCATAAGGCTCCCCACTCGCCCAGAGAGCAGAAGGAAACGTGAGCCAAGCAGATTAGCTTATCGAAAAGGGATCACCGCGTTAAGCAGCTTTCATGGTAATTACACAGAATAACTGAAGTGTCCTCCTCGAAAATGTGAATAAAACTTCACCCCAGCTCTGTCTAAACGCGGCCCGGCTCCAGACACAGGGGCTTCGTTGTCTTGGCTGCCGCCAAAACATTGGGATCCAATACTAAGAAAACGTATTTATTTAGCTTGAGGAGGAgggggattttgtttgtttttaagtgattAATTCAAGGCAGCAAGTCGctcatccccccacaccagcAGTCCCATCCCAACGCCTAATTGGACGTGAAACCGGCAGAAGGGGGCCGAATGTTCTGGTATTAAAACGAATTACTTCGCTATAAACCGAAACGAGAAAGGCGCCATCCCGAGAAGGAGCAGAGCGGCATGCGGCAGAAGGGAAAGCCCGAAATGTCGCTGCAAACACCGACCCACATATTGTTGTCAGCGCCTCCCAGGCTCTGCTTGGATTTGGGTGTGTTGGGTTCGAAGCCGGGTTGCAAAATACATTCAAGGCCAGCCGTGGAGCGTGGGTGCAGGCCGGCAGGGCGGGGAAGGGCTTACCTTGGGCGGTGCAATCCCTGGAGTGGCGGCAAGGTCGGGAGCACTTGTCAAAATAGTCCAGCAGCAGAACCCCCAAAACCAAGCCACCCCCAGCTCGCTAGGTTCCGTTCGTGCCAGGCGGCAGCGGCATCCAAACCCCAAGCAAGGTGCGGAGTTTCATGGGAGCGCCCGGGCGCCTGCCCTCCGCCCGCGTCCTCCCGCGCGGAGATGCAACAAGAAAAGTGACCACATGGCAAGTCCAAGGGAGGATGCTGATCCTTAGCTGAAGACGTTGCACATTGATCCAGTGACAGCTAAAATCATAGGAAGGCACACCCACTTAGCACCCGCGTATTTACATTAACTGCCTTCGGGACCCGGGCGAGCGTCAATCATGGTTGCGCTCCAGTCAATCAAAACGCAGCCGGGGCTGCTTTAAGGGGGGGGACAAAaattgctggggggaggggaagtggtgggggggggggaggaaaggaaaagcGATTAGAAAAATCCACGCGATCTGGCAAAGGTAAGCGCTTGGATTTGTCCACCTTTCACCTGGGCCGTCTCCCCGCACTGCAAGCAGAGGGAAACTCgtgctgggggaggaaggggccgaGGGAAAGGGGAGCCGGCAAAGCAGCCCGTCCTCACACACTATTTCTCCTGCCTTCGAGGGATGCGGGTTGGTAGACGAGAGGCGTCAGTCCAGGGGGATCACCGAGCGGCTCCTGTCTGGGAGTGCGCCTTCCCCCTGGGGAAGGACAGGAACCAAACCGCTGTGGTGGGCGAGGGTTGGGATTTTTGGTTTTTAGCCAAGCTGGGTCAAAAGTTGGTGCGCTGGGAGAGCGGCTGGGGCTGCAAACACGGAGCACAAAACCGGCTCAGGGAAGTTTGCAGCGGAGGGTGCATTCGGGGGCACACTTCGGcttcccccaccgccccccccggGCTCCGCAGTTCGCCTTACCTCGGTTAGCCGGAGCGAGAAGGGCAGGCCTGAATGTGGCACTCAGCTACCCGGCAGAGGAGCCGCTGGCAGAGGGAGAGAAGCGgcgaaaacctggagccaggtgTTTTCTCCGCCTTCAAATTGCCCCGAAAAGCCCGAGCCGGGGCTGGTTGGGGGGCCTGGCGGTGCCCAACTGGAGCAAAAGCAGAGGGGGGAATCGATGGCCGGAGAAATTAAGGAATTTATTATTTATCACGTTAAGGGGCCATCCAGAGAGGCCTCCGAGAGAGCCCAATCAATTCTTGTTGGAAAGTAAAGACGCCATGAAATGCGACAGAAAGTCATCCCGGCCTCTGGCTAACGATGTCTTCGGCGGGGTAATTAGAAGGCGCAGTAAAAGGGGAAGGCGCggattgttttttaaactttgcatTCGAGCCCCCAGGCGAGCCGCCTGCCtcggctgcagccccctccccgcgaACCCGCTGATCTATTGGTGCAATACTTGCCGGTAACGAAATCCTGGGGCGATTAACTATTTATAAGCTGATCAATAACCATCCTTCAGGTCTTCGGGGACTCTGACAGCTCCTAGTCCCGCTCGGTCACTGTGGGGAATCTCTCTCTAAATCCCTGCAGCAGCTCGGCGAGCCCCCGGGACCATCAGCCCCAAACTCCCCGAAAGAACCATTCCTGCTCGCTCGGGACTAACCCGGCCATTCGCCTGCGTCGGAGGGCTCCACGGGCCAGGCCCGAAGCCGGGCTGGTGGGGGGACTCGAGTGGGAAAAGTTGACCCGTTGTATTCGTTAGTTAAACTCCCTACAACGGGGCTGCGGGGTATTTGGCCACTCGGAGATTGTGATGAATTAGGCAGAGGgatgttttggggggggaggccACTAGCGTTCAAAAGGAAAAGCCCCCCGCCTGCGTGTACAAAACTCCCCCGTCAATCTCggctctctgcagcccctgcagagATGGGAACTGCTTCAAATCAAATCATCGCAACGAAAGGACCCGAGTCTCTCGAACTGGCGGCGGATCGCTGGTCCGTTGCGCGGGCAGCTCGCTTGGACGCGGGAGGGGAGCGATTTTTAAAAGCGTCAATTGTCATTTACCAAAAATAGCCATCCTCAAAAGGCATTTCTCCACCCAAACAAACCCGGCGTTTTCCTGCAGCTCCGCTCCTCCGGCTGTTTCTAAAGCATTGTGGCATTAAGTGCTCTTAATGGACACGTTAATTAAACTGTAATTAATCATACTGTCCGGACCAAATTTGAGCAATTACACTAATCAAACAGAAGTTAATAACGGCCAGCGAATCGCCCCTAGCTATTACTTTTGTTAAACAGCCTCCCATTCAACTAGAACAGCGTTTGCCCTCCACCAACATATGTGTTCCATATTAAAGCGAGTATTGTTATGAAAATTCGATTGCCTGCTTGGGATTTAATGTATCATTAAACGTATTTGTCCTTGAAAGCAGATTTAGGGCCATAAATCTCTTCCTAGGAATATGATCAAGTCTCGCCGTTGAGGGCTGGGGCCGGACCAGTCCTTTTCAAACACCCCAGAATTAATCACAGCgaggacgggggtggagggagctggggagcggcGGGTGCCCCACCTTGGAGTTTGGGGCGCAGGCTCCCGCCCGCATAAAAGTGCTGTTAAATGCAGCCAGTTTAAGTCCCTGTCCCCAGCGCTTCCCGCCGTCAGACTGAAATTTCCCTGGGCT includes these proteins:
- the SKOR1 gene encoding LOW QUALITY PROTEIN: SKI family transcriptional corepressor 1 (The sequence of the model RefSeq protein was modified relative to this genomic sequence to represent the inferred CDS: substituted 1 base at 1 genomic stop codon); translated protein: MEAIASQMGTGRDSSSSPNSKQELQPYSGSNPLKPNQVGETSLYGVPIVSLVIDGQERLCLAQISNTLLKNYSYNEIHNRRVALGITCVQCTPVQLEILRRAGAMPISSRRCGMITKREAERLCKSFLGEHKPPKLPENFAFDVVHECAWGSRGSFIPARYNSSRAKCIKCGYCSMYFSPNKFIFHSHRTPDSKYTQPDAANFNSWRRHLKLSDKTATDELSHAWEDVKAMFNGGTRKRTFSLHGAAAASSAAKAALHPPPPGGAELAPVHKSLRCSGEEAPGERGALSLAGAHGGAAGAHGGAGAVRSYPVIPVPSKGFGMLQKLPPPLFPHPYGFPAAAFGLCPKKQDDSLGGAGGGEPGKGGALPPGMFWGHPHPHPHQPQQPPHQAGAGKDSGVYPPFPMFWPAAGSLPVPPYPAQSQAKAAATAVVVAAAAAAAAAAADPPGLGGRHSELEGSEPSGSGRSSATPQEGSGADGERCSSALSRAAAEEERSGDEALLPPLPLPRKGSYLSAFRPVVKDAESIAKLYGTREAYGGTGRSAAGYLSPDFLSEGSSSYRSLSPGADTADEPEVDVESNRFPEDEEEEAAAAVEEAEEPPPLAEEKAGEQGPEEGNRPPPEGSPQRSSSRGGYEVGGSAGDPAPSWALPYLGRCAHGRAEMVAPGLGARSQPPGEGPRWGDPSAPPSXIHVIVPFLLKVYTQEREDHLQALKNAASLGPATTYLCNPEANEQDKDDNHSTAEDLETSKSYQDQRNVSHPSPVNTDRGEEGLSIDFMGTQLVEKDIENLARDELQKLLLEQVELRKKLEREFQSLKDNFQDQMKRELAYREEMVQQLQIVRDTLCNELDQERKARYAIQQKLKEAHDALHHFSCKMLTPRHCTGNCSFKPPLLPQ